AGTTTTTCATAATCAAAAGGTGAAAGTTTATTAAAAACGCGTTCAAAGGCGGAAACCAGTTCGGCTGTTTGATTGATTTTTTCATCCGGCATTTCTTTTTGTTCCGGAGATAAAAGATCGCGGCTGAATAAATGGGTCAGTTTTTCGTAGAGGGGCAGCAGTGAAACAGCATCCGGCGCTGCCTTACCGCTGTCCGCATGCTCGGTTGTCAGAAATCCTTTGCTTAACATATTGAAAATCAGAGTCTGAACTTCGGAGCGGGATAATTTTAAACACTCCATCAGATAATCACTGAGGGCAGCCGCCTTGCTTTCGCTGCCTTTTTGTTGATAACGCAGGAGGCTGAACACGGCAATCAATTCCTGTTCGCTCATCATCAGCTCTTTGTAATAATCCAGCAGCAGATTAGGCACCTGTGTCATGCCGCGCAGGTACATGTTTTTTTCCAGCCATTCCTGTTTCAAGTGCCTCACCTCTTTGTTTGTTGTGTTTCCCGAAAGGCAGCGTTGCCTCCGCAGCATTCAGAACATCCCGGCCGGAAGCCAGGTTTTGACGTAAATAGCCGGCTACCTGTTCGGCCGCTTTCACATTCATTCCCGGTGTATCCGCCAATTCCTGCAGGCTGGCCAAGGCTAATTTCTCCAGAGAATCGAATTTTTTCAAGAGGGCGCGGGTGCGAACGACACCAATGCCCGGGATTTGTTCCAACTGAGAACGCAGTGCGTCCGTTCCCCGCAGATTACGGTGATAGGTGATGGCAAAACGATGCGCTTCATCCCGGATGCGCTGCAGCAAAAAAAGCGAGCGGCTGTTGGGCGGCAATTCAATCGGCAAATCCCGGCCTTCCTGATAGATCAGTTCAAACTGCTTGGCCAGGCCGATGGTGGCAATGGCGGCAAAACCAAGTTCATGCAGGATTGCCCGGGCGGCGCCCAATTGACCTTTGCCGCCGTCTATCAGAATCAGATCGGGTAAAACGGCGAATTTCGCTTTCTCCGTACTCAGACTGCCCGCCGCGATTTGCTGCCGTTCTGCCACGGCGCGGCTGAAACGGCGGCGGATGACTTCCGCCATGCTGGCAAAGTCGTTAGGTCCGTCAACGGTTTTGATTCGAAAGCGGCGGTATGCCTTGTTGTCCGGAATGCCCATGCTGAAGACGACCATCGAGGCGACGCTGAAGGTGCCTTGTGTGTTGGAAATATCATAGGCTTCGATGCGCAGCGGCATTTCCGGCAAGGATAAGGCTTTTTTTAATTCCTGCAGGGCAATTTGTGCTTCTTCTTTATTATGCAGACGTCGGCTGTGATTGCGTCCCAGAGTTTGCAGGGCATTGCTGGCCACCAATTCCACCAAATCTCTCTTTTCGCCGCGCTGAGGCGTTTTAATTTCAACTTTGCGGCCGCTGGATTGGCTCAGCCACTCCTGCAGCAGAGCAGCGTCTGCCAGCTGTTCCTGCACTAAGATTTCGCGCGGCACGATTTCAACCTGACTGTAGTACTGCCGGATAAAATCCGAGAGGATTTCAGAGCGGCTCTGCCCTGCCGTATCGTCCAGGCTATAGGTATCGCGTCCGATGATCCGGCCGCTGCGCATATAAAAAATCTGGATTTGGCTGGTATGATAAGCCTGCGCCATGGCAATCACATCGCGGTCGCCCAAATGAGCGCCGGAAACACGCTGCTTTTCCTGTAAACGCTGAACAGCCTGCCATTGATCACGCAATTGAGCCGCTTTTTCAAACTGCAGGTTTTCAGCGGCGGTTTCCATTTTAGCCTGCAGCGTCTGTGCTAATTCTTCGTGCTTGCCTTCCAGGAATAAAAGCACATCCTGCACAATCAGGCCATAGTCAGCCTGACTGATAGCGCCGATACAAGGTCCGCAGCAATGCTTGATCTGATAATTCAGGCAAGGAGCGGTATCGCTGCCGCTGATTTGCTTGTTACAGGTCCGCAGCGGAAAAACTTTACGAATCACCTGTAGGGTGTGACTGGCGGTACCGCTGAGATAAGGCCCGAAATAACGCGCGCCATCCTGCTTGAACTGATGTTCAAAGGTAAGCCGGGGAAACGGTTCCCGCACATCGATGCGCAGATAAGGATAACCCTTGTCGTCTTTCAGCAGAGAATTATAATACGGATGGTACTGTTTGATTAAATTGCATTCCAGAATCAGCGCTTCCAGTTCGCTTGCGGTGACAATCGTTTCGAAATGATCCACTTCGTTTACCATCCGCTGTATTTTACGGCTGTGCGGATTGCCTGCGCTGAAATAGGAGCGGACGCGATTTTTTAAACTGACAGCCTTGCCGACATAAATCACGCTGCCGGCCGCATTATACATTAAATATACACCCGGTTTATCGGATAATAAAGCCAGGTTTTCCTGCAGATCTTCTTTTGCTTTCATCGCCGTTCCTCCTTTCCCTGGCAGAATCGCTGCTAAACCTGCTGATCGAGCAAATGAATCATCTGGGCGATTACATCCACAACACCGCTTAGTTTTTCTTCTTTGACGGCAGCCAGTTTCTCGCTGCGCTTCGTTGTTTCCCGGAAGTTGCAGGGCAGACCGTCACTGTCGATGCCCATTAAACTGACAGAACGGAATCCTCTGCTGCGGGCAATGGCTCCGCTGGTCCGCAAAACGCTCTGTTCGGTTTCCTGAAACTCCATGTTGAGACCTTTGGCAATCATATAGCCCAAATCGATCAAATCATCGGTCGCCGGGATCGGCCGGGAAATTCCCTCCCGGCCTAAGATCCGCAGCTTCCCGCCTCCGACCGCTTCCAGGTTGATCACATCCGTAGTGCTGCGCAGTTCTTTTTCCACCAGGGTTAAGAGTTTATGCATCCCCAAATTGGCATCACGGTCACTGCCCAGCGCCGCCAAAATGACATCACAGTGCTGACAGGGCTGCCGCTGCAATTCTTCTGCC
The window above is part of the Negativicutes bacterium genome. Proteins encoded here:
- the uvrC gene encoding excinuclease ABC subunit UvrC, coding for MKAKEDLQENLALLSDKPGVYLMYNAAGSVIYVGKAVSLKNRVRSYFSAGNPHSRKIQRMVNEVDHFETIVTASELEALILECNLIKQYHPYYNSLLKDDKGYPYLRIDVREPFPRLTFEHQFKQDGARYFGPYLSGTASHTLQVIRKVFPLRTCNKQISGSDTAPCLNYQIKHCCGPCIGAISQADYGLIVQDVLLFLEGKHEELAQTLQAKMETAAENLQFEKAAQLRDQWQAVQRLQEKQRVSGAHLGDRDVIAMAQAYHTSQIQIFYMRSGRIIGRDTYSLDDTAGQSRSEILSDFIRQYYSQVEIVPREILVQEQLADAALLQEWLSQSSGRKVEIKTPQRGEKRDLVELVASNALQTLGRNHSRRLHNKEEAQIALQELKKALSLPEMPLRIEAYDISNTQGTFSVASMVVFSMGIPDNKAYRRFRIKTVDGPNDFASMAEVIRRRFSRAVAERQQIAAGSLSTEKAKFAVLPDLILIDGGKGQLGAARAILHELGFAAIATIGLAKQFELIYQEGRDLPIELPPNSRSLFLLQRIRDEAHRFAITYHRNLRGTDALRSQLEQIPGIGVVRTRALLKKFDSLEKLALASLQELADTPGMNVKAAEQVAGYLRQNLASGRDVLNAAEATLPFGKHNKQRGEALETGMAGKKHVPARHDTGA
- a CDS encoding DnaD domain protein, with product MKQEWLEKNMYLRGMTQVPNLLLDYYKELMMSEQELIAVFSLLRYQQKGSESKAAALSDYLMECLKLSRSEVQTLIFNMLSKGFLTTEHADSGKAAPDAVSLLPLYEKLTHLFSRDLLSPEQKEMPDEKINQTAELVSAFERVFNKLSPFDYEKLRDWLNNDGWSAEIILEALRQASLQRKLNFAYIDRILLNWQMNQLDTLEKIKASEDAFQRRQVLRQQAGQAANNSQSPAAAGTPKPSNRPALIKPDGSKGGKKKRYDDIVE